A region of the Rhizobium binae genome:
CATCTCGTCTGTTTCGACATAGAGCTCGCCGAGATATTCACGCGCCGCCTTGTGATCGGGTCGAAGCTCAAGTGCTTTGGTGTAGTAAGTCAGCGACGTTCTGTAGTCGCCGGTCTTGCGCAGCGTATACCCCATGAGATTATAGATATCTGCCTGTTGGTTGTCTTCGGCAAGACCGCGAAGCTCCGCCAGGGCGCCGGCATAATCCTTGGCATCGATCTTGGCGCGCACCGACGTCAAATCGGGAGCGTCCGTCGATTCCATATTATCGACAGCAAAAGCGGGAAGCGCCGTGACGGCGGAGAAACCGGCGGACGTGGCGCAGAGCCAGATGAATCCGAGAATTAGATATTTCATCATGATGATCTCCATTCGGCCTTTCAGGCCTGAACTGTCGGCATAAAGCCGTAGGCGCTTCCATCCTTGACGAAGGTGCCCGAGCCGGGAAAGGGGAAATGCGAGCCGCAAATGGCGATATTGTCGGCAATGATGCGGTCGATGAGACGGCGGCGCGTGTCGATAGCCGCCGGCCCATCCTGATCATAACTGCCCTGCCAGGCGGGGTGCGGCGCGAGCAGCGCTGGCACATACATGATATCGGCCGAGACAAGCAGTTGCTTGTTGCCGGAGGCGACAAGATAGGTCGAATGACCCGGCGTGTGTCCGGGAGCGGCAAGAAGCCGAACCCCCGGCGAAACCTCGGCCCCGTCATCCACCAGTTTCCAGTTCTTCCATTTCGGGAAGACCTCGGCGATGCGCTTGCCGGCTGGCCTGCGGCTTTCCGCAAGTTTCTCGACCCGACCAGGTTCCATCCACCAATTGTATTCGATGGCATTAACGATGAGTTCGGCGTTCGGAAAGACGGGATCGTTGGTTCCCTTTTCCATCAATCCCCAGACGTGATCCGGGTGAAAATGCGAGAGCATGATCGTGTCGATCCTCTTATAATCGATGCCGGCGGCTGCCATATTCGCCGGCAGATGTGTGGCATTTGCCTGCCATTGACCGACGCCCGAGCCGGCATCCATCATGATCAGCCGGTTGCCGAGTTTCAGGACGACCACCGTGAGCGGGATCGGCATGAATTCGGTGGTAAGCCCTGCCTTGGAAAGCGCCTCCTTAGTATCCTCGATCGAGGCATTCTTGATGAAGGTCGGGTCATGCGGTTTTTTCCAGATTCCGTCGTAGACCGCAGTGACCTCGACATCGCCGAGCTGATATTTGTAGAAGCCGACGGTCGGCTCCAGCGTTGTTGCGGCGAGCGCCGGCCCGACGAATTCGAGCTTCGACGACAGCCCGAATGCAGCGGCCGCGGCAGCCGATCCAAGGATGGCGCGACGTGACATGGTAAACATGGAATGCCTCCTCTTACCGATGAGATTTCAGCTGGCGAGGACCGCAATTGTTCGGATGCCCTCGCTGACGAACTAGATCGCCAGCCGGACGCGCTTATTCCCGATCTCTAGCGTCATTTATTCAAGCGATTGAAAAGACATCGTCATTTCTATCGTCCGCGGCCGACTATCCGGCCGCATGCAAATAAATTGGCTTCGGTTGGAATAAAACTGCGTGCCGGTCGGTCTAGATGGCAAGGGACCGCACTCCATGCCTGCGGAGTTTACCCTCAATTTCGGCTACTGTTGAGGCGGGGAGGATGATGACAGACGCCCGGATCACCTATTCCATCGCAAGCGAGTGGTTGCCACTGGCGTGGCACCATCGGAAGGACCGTATTCAGCCATCGCCACTGATCATGCTTCTCGACAGCGCGGCCCGATTGTTTCACCTGATGGTCTCGGACAAGGCGAGCGACAAGCGGGGCGTCTCGGCGGCCGACGCGACGGCACAGCATGAACTCATGCACCGCTTTCAGAGCGTGATCATTCCGCATCTTGACGCAGCCTATAATTTTGCCCGGTTCCTCAGTCGCGACGCGGATGCCGCGCAGGATATCGTCCAGGATGCGTTCCTGCGTGCCTTTCGCAACTTCGAGAGCTATCGCGGGGGCGATCCGCGCGCCTGGCTCTTTGCCATCGTGAGGAATTGCTGCCACGTCTGGCGCCAGCAGGATCGCCGCAAGGCTCGGTTCGAGCAGCATCTGAGCGATGGCGGCGACAACGAATCAGAAGAGTGCGAGATTGCCACGGAGGAAGATTCACCGGAGACGGCAACGATCCGGCGGAGCGAGCAGCAGGGTGTGCGCACGGTTATCAGCAAGCTTCCCGAGGCGATCCGAGAAATCCTTGTCTTGCGCGAGCTTGAGGATCTCTCCTACCGGCAGATCGCCGAGGTCATCGACGCGCCGATTGGTACGGTCATGTCGCGGCTTGCCAGGGCGCGCCACGAGTTTGGCGAGGCCTGGGACGCATATCAAAAGCGAGGCGGCAGATGAGTGAGGCCCCTCGGAAAGGCTGCTCGGAATGGCGCGTCATGCTGCATGGCTTTGTCGACGGCGAGCTCGATTCCGTCCACGCGGCACAGCTCGAAGATCACCTTGCCACCTGTGCAGATTGCCGGGCGGAGATGGAAAAGGTCCAAGCCGTGAGAGAGATCATCCATCAGAACGGCGTCAGATGGCGCCCGCCCGAAGCGCTGCGTTCGCATGTTCTGTCAATGCTGTCGTTTGAACAGGCTGTCGTGGCATCCAGCCTCCCGCAGACGCGTCAGGGCCCCGTATGGCGCAGCACCCTGGATTTCATCCGGCAATGGAGCTTCATTCCTTCGCTGGCGGTATTGGCGGCCAGCGCCTTCCTGTTCGTCAACGCGCCATCACAGACCGCGCTTCTGCAAGACCAGATCCTTTCCAGCCATATCAGGTCGATGATGGCTGACCATCTGACCGACGTGCTGACCTCGGATCAGCATACAGTAAAGCCATGGTTCAACGGCAAGCTCGATTTCTCGCCGCCGGTCAGCGACCTCTCTAAGGACGGCTTTCCGCTGATCGGCGGGCGTGTCGACTATATCGGCGGCCGTACCGTTGCCGCCATCGTTTATCGGCGTCACGGTCATATCATCAACCTGTTCGTTTGGCCTGCGGCATCGACCGCAGAGACCACGACGGTGCATGACGGCTACAACGTGACCCAATGGTCGGATGGCGGGCTTGCATTCTCGGCGATTTCTGATGTCGCCGCGAGCGATCTGGTCGAATTTGAGGTCCTGTTCAGAACAGCAGCGAGAGGCTAGAGCAGGCTCGCTCCGACATTGATCGCCAGCGCCACGATCGTCGTGTTGAACAGGAACGATAACACGGCATGCAGCAACGTGAGCTTGCGCATGCCGGTCGAGCTCACCGCAACATCTGCGGTCTGCGCGGCAACACCGATGGTGAACGAGAAATAGAGGAAGTCCCAATAGCCGGGCTCTTCGATTCCGTCGGGAAATTTGAGGCCACTCTCCGTGTCCGCGCCGCCGTAGAAATAATGGGCGTAGTGGATCGTGAAAAGCGTATGCAGAAACATCCAGGAGATCAGGATCGTCAGCACCGCAGCACCCGCTCGTGTCAGGACGACGTCGGGTGCCGCCTCCTTGATCGAATGGAGCTCGATGCCGATGCCGGCAATGCTGGCAATCGCAGCACCGATCGAAAGAGCCAGCAAGACGGTGTCGGAAAAGTCGAGATCCGCTGAGCGTTTCCGGATGCCCTCGACCGTCGCCCGCAGCATCTTGCGCCAGCTGAGTGCGACGAAAACGCCGGCGCTGACATTCCAGCCGAAAAGGATGTTGCCGGCGCTGATTTCCCGCGAGGTCACAGCCAAGTAGACTACCACCCCGGCGACAATGGCGATGATGAAGCTCGCATGCTTATAGGCAAGTGTCGCAAGCGAATTTGCCCGTTCCTCATCCGCCATATCGGCCTCCGACGGCATATGCCCTTGATAGCAGCGCGAAAAAGGCGCGCCTGCCAGCGGGCAGCCGCGCCTCCGATTGTTTGCCAGCGCGATCAGGCGGCGGCGAGCTGCAGTTCCTTCTGCACCATGGTGCGCAGCGTCGTCAGATCCTTGGCGAAGGCACGGATGCCTTCGGCGAGCTTTTCGGTCGCCATCGCGTCTTCGTTCATCATCCAGCGGAAGGTCTTCTCGTCGACCGAAACCTTGGCGTCGGGCTTGCGGCTCTCTGGCGAGAGCTTGCGCTCCAGCTTGCCTTCATCCTTGGAAAGTTCGTCGAGCAGGGCCGGGCTGATGGTCAGCCGGTCGCAGCCGGCAAGGGCTTCGATTTCGCCGGCATTGCGGAAGGAGGCGCCCATGACGATGGTCTTGATGTCGTTCGCCTTGTAATAGTTGTAGATGTCACGAACGGAAACGACGCCCGGATCTTCCTCGGCGGTGTAGTCCTTGCCGGTCGACTTCTTGTACCAGTCGAGAATGCGGCCGACGAAGGGCGAGATCAGGAACACCTTGGCATCGGCGCAAGCGATCGCCTGGGCCTTGCTGAAGAGAAGCGTCAGGTTGCAGTCGATGCCTTCCTTCTGCAGCACTTCGGCGGCGCGGATGCCCTCCCAGGTGGAAGCGAGCTTGATGAGAATGCGGTCCCGTTCGATGCCGCGATCCTTATAGGCGGCAATGATCGAGCGCGCCTTGGCGAGTGAAGCCTCGGTGTCGAAAGACAGGTCGGCGTCGACCTCGGTCGAGACGCGGCCGGGGACGAGCTTCACCAGTGCAGCGCCGACCGAGATGGCGAGGCGATCGGCGACGGCGGAGGAGACGGCTTCAGGATTGCCGCCCTGGGTCTTGCCCCAGGCGACGGCTTCCTTGATGGCGTCGGCAAACATCGGCGTGCCGAGCGCCTTCAGCACGATGCTCGGGTTCGTCGTGCAATCGACCGGCTTCAGGCGAGCGACAGCCTCGATGTCGCCGGTATCGGCAACGACGGTGGTAATCTCGCGGAGTTGGTCAAGCTTGGATGTCATGGTCAATAATCCTTGTTGAACTGCGACCGGCGCGAAATCCGCCCGGCAAAGGTGATCTACCGACAGGTTGTCTGCCTGCTGCAGGCGAAATGCGCACATCCGTCACGGATGTTTCATAAACGTGAAGGACAGTGGCCATGTTCCCGCGGGCAAACCGCACGCCGAACGCCAGCGATGCCGCCTGCGGCTCGAAGGCCGGTCGTGACTCTCGGCATGCCCGCACCATGTCCTCCTCGGACGGACAGAACGACTTCGTATCGCCCGGACTATCGCCATTCGCCCGAGGAAAAGTCAAGGACATTTGTGCATATCAATTGACATAAGTGTCACACCCGTCATTATCCCGGCAACAAACGCGCCGTAACAGCCGTTCATCCCAAAAAGGGATTTAGGGCAGAAATTCGGCTGGAGGAGACGTGGTCAAGCTCAAACGCGGCACGCACACCGCCTATTCCGAGGCATCCTCGCTGCGGCTGCGAGCCGCATGGCTCTATTACAACGAGGGCCTGACCCAGAAGGATGTCGCCGAGCAGCTCGGCATCAGTCGCACCACCGTCATCCGCCTGCTCGACGAGGCGATGAAACGCAGCGAAGTCCAGATCTGGATCAACGATTCGATCGGCGACTGCGTCGAGCTCGCGGTGAAGCTGGAGCGCGCCTACCGTCTCGACGAGGCGATCGTCGTGCCGTCACCGGTCCATGGCGATGTCGATACGCTGGCAAAGAATGTCGGCTTGGCGCTTGGCCAGTTCCTTTCCGAGGCCATTCCAGATGACTATACGATCGGCGTCGGCTGGGGCCGCACGATGACCGCCTCGCTGTCGAGTTTCCGGCCGCCTCGCCGGGCCAATTGTAAGGTCGTCTCACTGCTTGGCGGCATCGTCGCCGTCCACCAGACGAACCCGATCGACTATACATGGCGGCTGGCAAATCAGCTCGGCGCCGAATGCTACATGTTCCTGGCACCGCTTCTCGTCGATTCCATCGAGACCAAGCGCAATCTGATCGAAAAATGCGGGCTGGACACGATCTATCGTCTCGCCGAGAATCTCGATCTGGCGATCGTCAGCTGCGGCGATATCGGCCCGCATTCGACCTCGCTGTCGGAAGGCTGGATATCGAAGGCCGAACTGCGGGAACTGATCGACGCCGGCTGCGTCTGCGACACGATGTTCAACTTCCTCGACAAGGACGGCAATTCGGTCGACCACTCGATCAATCGTCGGGTGATGTCCGTCGATCTTGACACGCTGAAGGAGGCCAAGCACATCGTGCTTTCCTCCGGCGGCGCCCACCGCGCCATCGCCATCCGCGCGACGATCAAGCGCATCGGCTGCAACACGCTGATCACCGACGAGGGCGCCGCACGGGCGCTGCTGGAACTGGCGGAGCGATAGACGACGACCGACCCGTTGCCCGCCCGCTCAGGCGTGCGCCGATTCCCAGCCGAGCATCGCCCGCTTGCGGGTGAGGCCCCAATGGTAGCCCGTCAGTGCGCCGTTCTTGCCGAGCGCCCGGTGGCAGGGCACCACGAACGAGATCGGATTTGCGCCGACCGCCGCCCCCACGGCCCGCTGCGCCGTCGGCCGCCCGATATCGTTGGCGATATCGGAATAGGTGACAGCCTTGCCGAACGGGATTTTCAGCAGGCTCTCCCAGACGCGCACCTGGAAATCCGTGCCGATCAGCACGACGCGCAGCGGCTGATCGGAAGACCATTTGCCGGGCTCGAAGATACGGGCGGCGTACGGAACCGTCGCCTGCAGGTCCTCGATATAACAGGCGTTCGGCCAGCGGCACGTCATGTCTTCGAGGCAGGCTCGCTCGTCGCCGGAATCGCTGAAGGCAAGGCCAGCAAGGCCGCGATCGGTCACCATGATCAGCGCCACGCCGAAGGGGCAGATGTGGAAGCCGTAGCGGATCGTGAGACCTCCGCCCTTGGCTTTCCATTCGCCGGGCGACATCGCCTCATGGGTGACGAAGAGATCATGCAGGCGACTAGGCCCGGAGAGGCCGACCTCGATCGAGGTTTCCAGCAACGGCATGTCTTCCTTTCGCAACAGCCGCTTGGCGTGATCGAGCGTCACCGCCTGCAGGAAGCCCTTGGGCGAGAGACCGGCCCAGCGGGTGAATGTCTTCTGCAGCTGCGTCGGCGACTGATTGAGCCGCGCCGCGATCGCTTCCAGCGAAGGCTGGTCGCGGTAATCCTCGGTGATAAGTTCGATCACCCGGCGGACGATATCATAATCAGGGCCGTCAGGCGTGATGTCTGTGTGCAGGTTCGCAATCATATCCATCGTCTTTCTCCTTGTCACAAGGAGATAATCAATAGGCCTCGGCCAAACCACCCGATTCTTGCGGCACGCGCCTGCGCCGTTCAGATCCGCTGCTTGACAGTCGCGAGCGCCCCCTTGAAGGCCTTGGCGAAGCTTTCGCGATCATCGGGGTTGAGGAAGGAGCCGATATCCGTGCGCCGGCCCTCGCCGAAAATATGCATGGAGAGGATGCCGATCTCCTGATGCCGGCAGACGAGGAAGCGCGTCCAGAACGGGTTGAAATGATGCTCCACCATCCGCCCGGACGGCGCAAACTTGCGCACCGATACGTCGGTGCGCGAGACCGTGATCTCCTCGCGCGCCCGTCCGGAGCGGTAGTTCAGCCAGAAGGCGCCATAGAGCAGTGCGAAATCCAGGCCGAAGAAAAAGCCGATCGGCCAGGCGCCGGTGGCGATGAAGAACATCCCATAGAGAAAGCAGACGGCGCCGGACAGGATCAGCAGCACCTTAAAGCCTTGGCGGCCGAGCGAGCGGTGGGGAAAGAGCTCGGCGGCGAAAACAGGCTGCTCGTTGAAGCTGTTGGCGTTGCTTTCCGTCATGGGCGTTGAGTATAGATTCAACATGGCGAATCCGAAACTCAAATCCGTTACCAGACCATCGCAAAACTCGAATGTGATCGCCCCCCGCAAGCCGGCGGCGGCAGTGAAGACCGCCTATTCCCCGGCCGAGCGCGAGGAGATCTTCCGCCGGTTCTCGGTGCAGCGACCGGAGCCGAGGGGCGAGCTCGAGCATACCAATCCCTTCACCCTCGTCGTCGCTGTCGCGCTGTCGGCGCAGGCGACCGATGTCGGCGTCAACAAGGCGACACGCGCCCTCTTCAAGGTCGCCGACACGCCGGAAAAGATGCTCGATCTCGGCGAGGAGCGGCTGCGCGACTATATCAGGACGATCGGCCTCTATCGCAACAAGGCGAAAAACGTCATCGCGCTCTCGCAGATGCTGGTCGACGAATTCGGCGGCCAGGTGCCGGAGACGCGCGACGAGCTGGTGAAGCTGCCGGGCGTCGGCCGAAAGACGGCCAATGTCGTGCTGTCCATGGCCTTCGGCCAGGCGACGATGGCGGTCGACACGCACATTTTCCGCATCGCCAACCGCATCCGGCTTGCTCCCGGCAAGACGCCCGACGAGGTCGAGACGCGGCTGATGAAGGTGATCCCTGAACACTACCTCTACCACGCCCATCACTGGCTGATCCTGCACGGCCGCTATACCTGCAAGGCGCGCCGCCCCGAATGCGAGCGCTGTGTCATCGCCGATCTCTGCAAATCGCCGGAGAAGAGCTGGGATGTGCCGGCGCCGCTCGTCGAGCTACCTCCCCAGGTGATCGGCGAGGCCGTCGACTAAGGCCGCGATCGCCTTCTCGTAGTCCCGCCTCTCCCCACCCGCTTCGATCGCGATCGCCGCGCGGTCGAAGGCTGCCGACAGCAGCGTTGTCAGCGGGCCGAGCAGGCCGCCTGCCTCCGGCAGAAGCGCCGAAAGCCCTTCCCGCAAGCTCGCCTCCGCATGCTCCCCATCCAGTGCCGCGACCGCCGGCCGTCCGAGAACGGCTGGCGCCTCCATTAGCAGCAACCGTGTTCGCCCCGGCTGCGCCATTGCGGCAAAATAGGCCGAAGCGCCGGCGATCAGCGCCGCGCCCGGCCCATCTCCCGGCGCTGAAGACGCCTCGATTGACTTGGCCACCGCCTGCGCCTCGGACGCGATCACCGCCTGGAAAAGCGCCTTCTTGTCCTCGAAATGATGGTAAAGTGCGCCGCGCGTCACGCCCGCCGCCGCAACGATGTCCGGGGTCGCCGTTTCGGCATAACCCTTTTCGACGAAAAGGCCCCGTCCGGCGTCGATCAGCGCCCGCCTCGTCTGTTCCGTTCTCTCGCGATTGCTGCGGCTCATAAGATCTATTTACATACAAACAGTATGTATGTTAATAGCTAAAAACATACAGTCTGCATGTAAATCAGACAGGGAGGGAGAGATGAAATCGACCAGTTATTATCCGGTGATCATGACGGACGATGTCCCCGGCACCGCTGCCTTTTACAGCAGCCACTTCGGTTTTAGGGCTCTATTCGAAACCGACTGGTACGTTCACCTGCAATCGACCGAGACGGAGCACGTCGCGCTCGCCATCCTCGACAGTCACCACGAGACCATTCCTGCCGCCGCCCGCGCCGGCGTTCGCGGACTGCTGCTCAATTTCGAGGTCGAGGATGTCGATCACGCCTACGAAACCTGCCTGAAAGGCGGCCTGCCGATTTTAAGGGAGATCCGCGACGAGGAGTTCGGCCAGCGGCATTTCATCACCGCCGATCCGAACGGCGTGCTGATCGACGTGATCAAGCCGATTCCCCCGAGCGCGGAATTCGCCGCGATGTACGACGCCTCGGCGCTGCCTGGCTGAGCCTCAGGCGCGCGACCCGGTGTCGCGCGCGGAAATCAGCTTGTGCAGATGCACCATCATGCCGGCAGCAAAAAGCGGCGTCAGAAGATTGACGATGGGAATCATCAGAAACAGCGCGATCACCAGCCCGCCGAGAAAGACGGTCGGTGCATGCTTGGCCCGGAAGAGACGCGCCTCCTGCGGCGGACGAAAGCGCATGGCGGCGAACTCGAAGAATTCCCGTCCAAGCAGGTAGCCGTTCACCAGAAAGAAGGCGACCAGATTGACGCCGGGGATAAACAGCAGCAGCAAGGCCACGATATTGCCGAGGATCACCACGCCGAGGAACTTGATCGAGCTTGCCATGGCAGGACCGAGCGGCATGGCGGCGCCCGGCACGTCCTTGGGATAATCGCGTTTCTCGATGATATCGGCGACGTCATCGAGAAACAGGCCGGCGATCAGGGCCGTTACCGGCGACAAGAGCAGCGCCAGCATGAGCGCAAGTCCGATACCGGCAAGGATCGCGAAGATCAGCGCGAGCCACCCCGCCCAATCCGGCATATCCGGAACGAAGCTTGTCAGCCAGGGAAAGAGGACGGCCATAAAGGCTCCGCGCAATGCGAGCCACAGGCCAACCAGCACCAGAATCGTCAGGCCGAGCACTTTCCAGAACACCGAACGCGTTTCGGGCGCGAACAGGTTGGCGAGCGATAGGCGAACGGCGTCAAGGATCATTTCTTCAGCGTCTCCGGTTGCGCAGAAGATGTAGGAAAGGCGAATGCGACCGGCAAGAGAGAATAAAATTGCAGGCTGTAATAGAAACTTGTCGCAATATAAGTGCTAATATAATATTATGGCCAATAGAAATAAGCTTGGGCCTGAGAAGCAGCTTCCGACAATAGTTGCAAAGACAAAGGATCGCCATAGCGGATCCACGGAACGCCTCTGAGGGAAGACGGGGGAGGCCGACGTGGAAGACTTTGTGCACAAACTCAGGCAATACGTCAAAAGCGGCACGCCGGCCGAACGTCGTATTGCAAAATATTTCTCCGAACATCTGAATGACCTCCCGTTCGAGACGGCGGCGTCGGTTGCCGATCGGCTGGATCTGTCGCCGATGACCGTCGGCCGCTTCCTGCGCGCGCTCGGTTATCAGGGCCTGGACAGCGTCAAGGTGGAGATCCGCGAGACCGTGACGACATCGCCGGCGCAGTTGCAGAGCGCCATGAGTGAGTTGCAGGCGGATGCCGCGGAAGGCAAACCGCTCGCCGTGCTGGTCGCCGAACAGATCCAGGCGCTTCACCATATCTATCATCTGACGGCGCAGCCGCACTGGTCGGAAGCCGTCAGCCTGATCAGCACCGCCCGCGAAGTATCGATCGCCACCCACGCGCGGCTTGCAAGCCTCGCCAATCATTTCTGCCAGCGGCTGACACAGGCCCGCGACGGCGTGCGCGCGCTCGACAGCGCCGACAACCGTTTCGCCGACCTTTTTGCCCGGCCGGCGGTTGACGACGCGCTGCTCGTCATCATCGACTGTCGCCGCTTTGCCAAGGCGCGCCTGCTTGCCAGAACCGCGCGGCGCTACGGCTACAAGGTCGTCCTCATTTCACCCCAGCAGGCCGATTGGATGGCGGATCAGTCGAACGTCATGCTGCCCCTGCCGCCCGCCCGCGCCCCCGATCTCGACAATCTTCCGCCGCTGATCGCGTTGCTCGACTGCCTGGCGGAGTCGGTCATCCTCGAAGTCGGGGAAGAGGCCGCGCTTCGCCGCCGCCGCATGCTGGAATTCGCAACCGTCCTCGGCGAGACGGCCAACCACTGAATATATTCAAGCTGCTGCTTTCGGCGGCTACCGCATCGCTTCCAGCTCGGCGCGATGTCGATACATCGCCAGAAGACGGCGATAATCACGGTCGTAGAAAGCCTGCTTCGACTTGTCGGGCAGCCGTTCCTCGCCGCCCGGATACATCGCCTCGCCGGCCGCCGCCAAATCCTGGTGCAGGCCGCAGGCGACCGATGCCGCGATCGCCGTGCCGAGCAGCACCGCCTCGTTCATCTTCGGTACCACGACCTTGCAGCCGGTGGCATCGCTATAGAGTTCCATCAGCACCGGGTTTTTCACATGCCCGCCGGCGACATGCAGCGTATCCGGCACGTAGCCATATCCCTTCATCTTCTCGAGGATGTGGCGAATGCCG
Encoded here:
- a CDS encoding VOC family protein; its protein translation is MKSTSYYPVIMTDDVPGTAAFYSSHFGFRALFETDWYVHLQSTETEHVALAILDSHHETIPAAARAGVRGLLLNFEVEDVDHAYETCLKGGLPILREIRDEEFGQRHFITADPNGVLIDVIKPIPPSAEFAAMYDASALPG
- a CDS encoding TetR/AcrR family transcriptional regulator, with amino-acid sequence MSRSNRERTEQTRRALIDAGRGLFVEKGYAETATPDIVAAAGVTRGALYHHFEDKKALFQAVIASEAQAVAKSIEASSAPGDGPGAALIAGASAYFAAMAQPGRTRLLLMEAPAVLGRPAVAALDGEHAEASLREGLSALLPEAGGLLGPLTTLLSAAFDRAAIAIEAGGERRDYEKAIAALVDGLADHLGR
- a CDS encoding sigma-70 family RNA polymerase sigma factor; translated protein: MMTDARITYSIASEWLPLAWHHRKDRIQPSPLIMLLDSAARLFHLMVSDKASDKRGVSAADATAQHELMHRFQSVIIPHLDAAYNFARFLSRDADAAQDIVQDAFLRAFRNFESYRGGDPRAWLFAIVRNCCHVWRQQDRRKARFEQHLSDGGDNESEECEIATEEDSPETATIRRSEQQGVRTVISKLPEAIREILVLRELEDLSYRQIAEVIDAPIGTVMSRLARARHEFGEAWDAYQKRGGR
- a CDS encoding anti-sigma factor family protein translates to MSEAPRKGCSEWRVMLHGFVDGELDSVHAAQLEDHLATCADCRAEMEKVQAVREIIHQNGVRWRPPEALRSHVLSMLSFEQAVVASSLPQTRQGPVWRSTLDFIRQWSFIPSLAVLAASAFLFVNAPSQTALLQDQILSSHIRSMMADHLTDVLTSDQHTVKPWFNGKLDFSPPVSDLSKDGFPLIGGRVDYIGGRTVAAIVYRRHGHIINLFVWPAASTAETTTVHDGYNVTQWSDGGLAFSAISDVAASDLVEFEVLFRTAARG
- the nth gene encoding endonuclease III, with the protein product MGVEYRFNMANPKLKSVTRPSQNSNVIAPRKPAAAVKTAYSPAEREEIFRRFSVQRPEPRGELEHTNPFTLVVAVALSAQATDVGVNKATRALFKVADTPEKMLDLGEERLRDYIRTIGLYRNKAKNVIALSQMLVDEFGGQVPETRDELVKLPGVGRKTANVVLSMAFGQATMAVDTHIFRIANRIRLAPGKTPDEVETRLMKVIPEHYLYHAHHWLILHGRYTCKARRPECERCVIADLCKSPEKSWDVPAPLVELPPQVIGEAVD
- a CDS encoding MBL fold metallo-hydrolase — encoded protein: MFTMSRRAILGSAAAAAAFGLSSKLEFVGPALAATTLEPTVGFYKYQLGDVEVTAVYDGIWKKPHDPTFIKNASIEDTKEALSKAGLTTEFMPIPLTVVVLKLGNRLIMMDAGSGVGQWQANATHLPANMAAAGIDYKRIDTIMLSHFHPDHVWGLMEKGTNDPVFPNAELIVNAIEYNWWMEPGRVEKLAESRRPAGKRIAEVFPKWKNWKLVDDGAEVSPGVRLLAAPGHTPGHSTYLVASGNKQLLVSADIMYVPALLAPHPAWQGSYDQDGPAAIDTRRRLIDRIIADNIAICGSHFPFPGSGTFVKDGSAYGFMPTVQA
- the tal gene encoding transaldolase, with the protein product MTSKLDQLREITTVVADTGDIEAVARLKPVDCTTNPSIVLKALGTPMFADAIKEAVAWGKTQGGNPEAVSSAVADRLAISVGAALVKLVPGRVSTEVDADLSFDTEASLAKARSIIAAYKDRGIERDRILIKLASTWEGIRAAEVLQKEGIDCNLTLLFSKAQAIACADAKVFLISPFVGRILDWYKKSTGKDYTAEEDPGVVSVRDIYNYYKANDIKTIVMGASFRNAGEIEALAGCDRLTISPALLDELSKDEGKLERKLSPESRKPDAKVSVDEKTFRWMMNEDAMATEKLAEGIRAFAKDLTTLRTMVQKELQLAAA
- a CDS encoding DUF2244 domain-containing protein; its protein translation is MTESNANSFNEQPVFAAELFPHRSLGRQGFKVLLILSGAVCFLYGMFFIATGAWPIGFFFGLDFALLYGAFWLNYRSGRAREEITVSRTDVSVRKFAPSGRMVEHHFNPFWTRFLVCRHQEIGILSMHIFGEGRRTDIGSFLNPDDRESFAKAFKGALATVKQRI
- a CDS encoding tetratricopeptide repeat protein, translated to MMKYLILGFIWLCATSAGFSAVTALPAFAVDNMESTDAPDLTSVRAKIDAKDYAGALAELRGLAEDNQQADIYNLMGYTLRKTGDYRTSLTYYTKALELRPDHKAAREYLGELYVETDEMAKAKEQVASLKQLCPSGCEELEDLQKAIAAKGGK
- a CDS encoding sugar-binding transcriptional regulator; the encoded protein is MVKLKRGTHTAYSEASSLRLRAAWLYYNEGLTQKDVAEQLGISRTTVIRLLDEAMKRSEVQIWINDSIGDCVELAVKLERAYRLDEAIVVPSPVHGDVDTLAKNVGLALGQFLSEAIPDDYTIGVGWGRTMTASLSSFRPPRRANCKVVSLLGGIVAVHQTNPIDYTWRLANQLGAECYMFLAPLLVDSIETKRNLIEKCGLDTIYRLAENLDLAIVSCGDIGPHSTSLSEGWISKAELRELIDAGCVCDTMFNFLDKDGNSVDHSINRRVMSVDLDTLKEAKHIVLSSGGAHRAIAIRATIKRIGCNTLITDEGAARALLELAER
- a CDS encoding methylated-DNA--[protein]-cysteine S-methyltransferase — encoded protein: MDMIANLHTDITPDGPDYDIVRRVIELITEDYRDQPSLEAIAARLNQSPTQLQKTFTRWAGLSPKGFLQAVTLDHAKRLLRKEDMPLLETSIEVGLSGPSRLHDLFVTHEAMSPGEWKAKGGGLTIRYGFHICPFGVALIMVTDRGLAGLAFSDSGDERACLEDMTCRWPNACYIEDLQATVPYAARIFEPGKWSSDQPLRVVLIGTDFQVRVWESLLKIPFGKAVTYSDIANDIGRPTAQRAVGAAVGANPISFVVPCHRALGKNGALTGYHWGLTRKRAMLGWESAHA
- a CDS encoding sulfate transporter family protein: MILDAVRLSLANLFAPETRSVFWKVLGLTILVLVGLWLALRGAFMAVLFPWLTSFVPDMPDWAGWLALIFAILAGIGLALMLALLLSPVTALIAGLFLDDVADIIEKRDYPKDVPGAAMPLGPAMASSIKFLGVVILGNIVALLLLFIPGVNLVAFFLVNGYLLGREFFEFAAMRFRPPQEARLFRAKHAPTVFLGGLVIALFLMIPIVNLLTPLFAAGMMVHLHKLISARDTGSRA
- a CDS encoding DUF1345 domain-containing protein, whose amino-acid sequence is MADEERANSLATLAYKHASFIIAIVAGVVVYLAVTSREISAGNILFGWNVSAGVFVALSWRKMLRATVEGIRKRSADLDFSDTVLLALSIGAAIASIAGIGIELHSIKEAAPDVVLTRAGAAVLTILISWMFLHTLFTIHYAHYFYGGADTESGLKFPDGIEEPGYWDFLYFSFTIGVAAQTADVAVSSTGMRKLTLLHAVLSFLFNTTIVALAINVGASLL